Proteins from a single region of Pseudopedobacter saltans DSM 12145:
- a CDS encoding SusC/RagA family TonB-linked outer membrane protein has protein sequence MKKKPIIVYLKTVMRISFAQFILLTAFNTVSIAEPAIGQAVLDSKISVALQNSSIKNTLKNISDKYKIEFIYSPTAIDASRKMDSHLDNESLKSFLNNTIKPLGIDYKVHGDKVILYSKENINDLKSVRQVRTVKGKVVDETGQPLPGVAVQVKGTTSGSVTNVDGNYEIVIPEGASALTFSYIGFLKREIDIAGQTTVNVTLNSDSQALSEVVVVGYGTQKRSDVSGAVSTINVNTATSIPTTNISEMIRGQAAGVSVTLGSARPGGTSNILIRGQRSITGSNSPLVVLDGFPIENINDVNPDDIASLEILKDASSQAIYGARASNGVILITSKKGVEGRTNVNASTYFTDQKLTKNFDLYSPEEFAQFRREAKRTNNSGNYLPNDADNFGGATAPEYLNYAAGNFANWEDAVLRHGKISSSTVSLNGGSANTKVFSSLNYFDQSGLIPSSGYKRGNFRLNLNHKINQRASIEANLNTVTDKQSKETTGLDFITISPFTGPYDLNGNLVNNVAGVNASSSTINPLWSIRESSNDVKSNFYNINVVGNYKILDNLSYKINTLFSNRNVDEGAYRTRLHEEGKGSVNGKAVVSDLKRQEYLVENILNYNLNINSIHQFDITAVQSINQIDNSLTTTTANNFPNDLLGYDGISSALNFKTTRAEDRRRLLSYMGRVRYSLLDRYLFTFTARQDGASVFSQNDKWAFFPAAAFAWKAHEESFLKNVKAINELKLRVTYGSVGNQALSPYQTLGLVNIHNYVFNGNVYGGSLPGSQLPNPGITWETSTTFNTGLDFGLIQNRLTGSVDYYSTNTTDLLLTVPVNSLTGFTSTIANGGESKNSGIELLLNYAVVRNQDFKWNINATFAKNKNQIVKTGLVDENGRPRDDENNNRFIGSPINIIYSHVFDGIFQTDEEAKSSPQAKTQNFQTPASLVAGAIRVKDVNGDGIINDLDKVKIRTQPDWFGSFASTLNYKGIDFLADFYFVKGATKRNPYLSDFNQGGTFQSVRNGIKVDYWTPERPSNSYPRPNFNTAPANIGVLNITDASYFRLRTLSLGYNLPKTVLSRAYLNSLRVYFTGTNLWTSTKYKSYNPENNPGDFPDAQSFTVGVNIGL, from the coding sequence ATGAAAAAAAAGCCAATTATTGTCTATTTAAAGACTGTGATGAGAATTTCTTTTGCACAATTTATACTACTAACTGCCTTTAATACAGTAAGTATTGCAGAACCAGCAATTGGGCAAGCTGTGCTCGACTCAAAAATCAGCGTTGCTTTGCAAAACAGCTCCATAAAAAACACTTTAAAGAATATCAGCGATAAGTACAAAATAGAATTTATCTACAGCCCAACCGCAATCGACGCGAGTAGAAAAATGGATTCTCATTTAGACAACGAATCGTTGAAATCTTTTTTAAATAACACCATAAAGCCTTTAGGGATAGATTATAAGGTTCATGGAGATAAAGTAATATTATACTCAAAAGAGAATATCAATGATTTAAAATCCGTACGCCAGGTTAGAACTGTAAAAGGTAAAGTGGTAGATGAAACCGGACAGCCTCTTCCAGGTGTAGCGGTACAAGTTAAGGGAACAACTTCGGGATCTGTCACCAATGTAGACGGAAATTATGAAATCGTGATACCGGAAGGTGCTTCTGCTTTAACATTCTCTTATATCGGTTTTCTGAAGCGAGAAATTGATATTGCCGGACAAACAACTGTCAATGTAACTTTAAATAGCGACAGTCAGGCTCTTAGTGAAGTTGTTGTTGTAGGATATGGTACGCAAAAAAGAAGTGATGTTTCGGGAGCTGTCTCTACAATTAACGTCAATACAGCAACTTCCATCCCTACTACTAATATATCTGAAATGATTAGAGGACAAGCTGCTGGAGTTTCCGTTACTCTAGGATCAGCCAGACCTGGTGGGACATCCAATATATTAATTCGCGGACAAAGATCCATTACTGGAAGCAACTCCCCGTTGGTAGTTTTAGACGGATTTCCTATCGAAAATATAAATGATGTAAATCCTGATGATATTGCTTCCCTGGAAATTTTAAAAGACGCTTCTTCGCAGGCAATTTATGGGGCCAGAGCATCTAATGGTGTTATCCTGATAACCAGTAAAAAAGGGGTAGAAGGGCGAACAAACGTTAATGCCAGCACTTACTTTACGGATCAAAAACTAACAAAAAACTTCGATTTGTATAGTCCGGAGGAATTCGCACAATTCAGAAGAGAAGCAAAACGTACAAATAATTCCGGGAATTATCTACCTAATGACGCGGATAATTTTGGTGGAGCTACAGCGCCAGAGTATTTAAACTATGCAGCTGGTAATTTCGCAAACTGGGAAGACGCAGTTTTAAGACATGGAAAAATAAGCAGCAGCACTGTAAGTTTAAATGGCGGAAGCGCAAACACCAAAGTGTTTTCTAGTTTAAATTATTTTGATCAATCTGGATTAATACCTTCTTCTGGTTACAAAAGAGGTAATTTCAGGTTGAACCTGAATCACAAAATAAATCAAAGAGCAAGTATAGAGGCCAATCTGAATACTGTTACCGATAAACAGAGCAAGGAAACCACAGGATTAGATTTTATTACTATAAGCCCATTTACAGGGCCATATGATCTTAATGGAAATTTGGTAAATAATGTTGCAGGAGTAAATGCAAGCAGCAGTACAATCAATCCATTGTGGAGTATCAGGGAATCATCAAACGATGTAAAATCAAATTTCTATAACATTAACGTTGTTGGTAATTATAAAATTCTTGACAATTTAAGTTACAAAATCAATACACTTTTCAGTAACAGGAATGTAGACGAAGGTGCCTACAGGACACGTTTACACGAAGAAGGGAAAGGCTCTGTAAATGGTAAAGCCGTTGTTTCCGATTTGAAAAGACAGGAATATCTTGTAGAAAATATCTTAAACTATAATCTAAATATAAATAGCATCCATCAGTTTGATATTACTGCTGTTCAATCCATCAATCAAATCGATAACTCTTTAACAACAACTACTGCTAATAATTTTCCAAATGATTTATTGGGATATGATGGCATTAGTAGTGCTTTAAATTTCAAAACCACAAGAGCTGAGGATAGAAGAAGATTATTATCTTACATGGGAAGGGTTAGATATAGCTTATTAGACAGATATCTATTTACATTCACAGCCAGACAAGACGGCGCGTCAGTTTTCTCTCAAAACGATAAGTGGGCATTTTTTCCAGCTGCAGCCTTTGCCTGGAAAGCTCATGAGGAAAGTTTCCTGAAAAATGTTAAAGCCATTAACGAATTGAAATTAAGGGTTACTTACGGATCAGTGGGAAATCAGGCATTAAGCCCTTACCAAACTTTGGGATTAGTAAATATTCACAATTATGTGTTTAATGGAAATGTTTATGGTGGAAGTTTACCAGGCAGTCAATTACCAAATCCTGGTATAACCTGGGAAACATCGACAACTTTTAACACAGGTTTAGATTTTGGCTTAATCCAAAATAGACTAACCGGCTCAGTTGACTATTATTCTACAAACACCACAGATTTATTATTAACTGTACCTGTGAATTCTCTTACAGGATTTACGAGTACTATTGCGAACGGTGGTGAGTCTAAAAACAGCGGTATTGAACTATTGCTAAATTATGCGGTAGTTAGAAATCAGGATTTTAAATGGAATATTAACGCAACTTTTGCAAAAAACAAGAACCAGATTGTAAAAACGGGATTAGTAGACGAAAATGGAAGACCAAGAGATGACGAAAATAATAATCGATTTATCGGAAGCCCTATAAATATTATTTATTCTCATGTATTTGACGGTATTTTCCAAACAGATGAAGAAGCTAAGTCATCTCCCCAAGCAAAAACTCAGAATTTTCAAACTCCTGCGTCATTAGTTGCCGGCGCTATCAGAGTAAAGGATGTAAATGGAGATGGAATAATCAACGATTTGGATAAAGTAAAAATCAGAACACAGCCAGACTGGTTTGGGTCTTTTGCTTCTACTCTCAATTATAAAGGTATAGATTTCCTTGCCGATTTCTATTTTGTGAAAGGGGCAACAAAACGGAATCCATATTTAAGCGATTTTAATCAGGGTGGAACTTTCCAGTCTGTGAGAAACGGTATAAAAGTTGATTATTGGACACCAGAACGTCCATCCAATTCTTATCCGAGACCAAACTTTAATACGGCTCCTGCAAATATCGGGGTACTAAATATAACTGATGCTTCTTATTTTAGACTTAGAACCTTATCTCTCGGCTATAACTTACCAAAAACAGTACTTTCTAGAGCTTATTTGAATAGTCTGAGAGTTTATTTTACCGGGACCAATTTATGGACTTCTACAAAGTACAAGTCATATAACCCTGAAAATAATCCGGGAGATTTCCCAGATGCCCAATCGTTTACTGTTGGGGTAAACATAGGTTTGTAA
- the ligD gene encoding DNA ligase D — translation MSLEKYNKKRDFKQTSEPKSNKQRAKDNRLIFVIQRHHASHLHYDFRLELDGVLKSWAVPKGPSLNPKDKRLAMMVEDHPFDYKDFEGEIPKGNYGAGTVYIFDKGEYQSLGKNRADDEATLRKGLKDGNLKFKLKGEKLKGEFALVKIKNSEDNSWLLIKHDDEFATNRKFEIEKLIPNEIIKAGEDFKKETKSETSPQKNTKTIPQFSPMLAKLVKQPFNNEEWLFERKFDGYRILVYINNSNSVKLESRNGKDYSEKYPAILQDFKKIKEQVVLDTEIVVLNKQGQDDFQLLQDYNPSSKKDIRCFVFDILYLNGHEVVDLPLLKRKSLLEKLLNQYSFDRTYLTGYDVDKGEDCFQIAKENKWEGIIAKKIDSEYLPGRRSDSWLKIKTIQNQEAIIIGYTTPLKSRQYFGALVLAINKNNKLEYIGNCGSGFDEKMLKKLYNLMSTYKTDKKPITEKVHREKDVQWIEPEIICEIHFTEWTKGGNVRHPVFKGLREDKSPKDVEKEMPIDTEETLEGKKKVGGKTISLSNLNKLYWPKERISKGQLIDYYEQFADLILPYTLDKPMSLNRFPNGIEKPGFYQKNVERDQLPNWIKTVEIYSESAEKNINYLVCNNAASLIFLANLGCIELNPWLSSYKKPEFPEYIVIDIDPDGNSFDKITQVALVVKDILDRIGVSCYVKTSGSTGLHIYIYTAQKYDYDFCKQFAEFIATKAHEALPEFTSVNRRTDARKGKIYIDFLQNRRGQTIAAPYSVRPKPGATVSFPVSWDELDQIKISDFNIFSVPHLLKNRVDPWSDLRKHKQDLEKALKVFAKLRS, via the coding sequence ATGAGTCTGGAGAAGTACAATAAAAAACGAGATTTCAAGCAAACCAGTGAACCAAAATCCAATAAACAACGAGCAAAGGATAATAGATTAATATTTGTAATACAGAGACATCATGCATCTCATTTACATTATGACTTTAGGTTGGAGCTTGATGGCGTACTTAAAAGTTGGGCAGTTCCAAAAGGGCCATCATTGAATCCAAAGGACAAGCGTTTAGCAATGATGGTTGAAGATCATCCGTTTGATTACAAAGACTTCGAAGGTGAAATTCCTAAAGGAAATTATGGTGCAGGAACAGTTTATATTTTTGATAAAGGTGAATATCAATCTTTAGGAAAAAACAGAGCGGATGATGAGGCAACACTTAGGAAAGGCTTAAAAGATGGTAACTTAAAGTTTAAGCTGAAGGGGGAAAAATTAAAAGGAGAGTTTGCCCTTGTGAAAATTAAAAATAGCGAAGATAATTCATGGCTACTCATTAAACACGATGATGAATTTGCGACCAATAGAAAGTTCGAGATAGAAAAATTGATCCCTAATGAAATAATAAAAGCGGGTGAGGATTTCAAAAAGGAAACGAAAAGTGAAACCAGCCCGCAAAAAAATACCAAAACAATTCCTCAATTTTCACCAATGTTAGCCAAACTTGTAAAACAACCATTTAATAATGAGGAATGGCTTTTTGAAAGAAAATTCGATGGCTATAGAATTTTAGTTTATATAAATAATTCTAATTCGGTAAAACTCGAATCCAGAAATGGTAAAGATTATAGCGAAAAATACCCTGCGATATTACAGGATTTTAAAAAAATAAAGGAACAAGTTGTTTTAGATACCGAAATAGTCGTTCTCAATAAACAGGGACAGGATGATTTTCAGCTACTTCAGGATTACAATCCTAGTTCGAAAAAAGATATTAGATGCTTTGTTTTCGATATTTTGTACTTAAACGGGCATGAAGTTGTGGATTTACCTTTGTTAAAGCGAAAAAGTCTCTTAGAGAAATTACTAAATCAATATAGTTTTGATAGAACTTATCTCACTGGATATGATGTAGATAAAGGAGAGGATTGTTTCCAAATAGCAAAAGAAAATAAGTGGGAGGGAATTATAGCAAAAAAAATTGATAGTGAATATCTTCCTGGAAGGAGAAGTGATTCCTGGTTGAAAATCAAGACGATACAAAATCAGGAAGCTATCATTATAGGTTATACAACACCTTTAAAAAGCAGACAATATTTTGGCGCATTGGTACTTGCAATAAATAAAAACAATAAGTTGGAATATATAGGTAATTGTGGTTCTGGTTTCGACGAAAAAATGCTTAAAAAATTATACAATTTAATGTCGACCTATAAAACAGATAAGAAACCCATAACTGAAAAAGTACATAGAGAAAAGGATGTTCAATGGATAGAACCCGAAATAATCTGCGAAATTCATTTTACAGAATGGACAAAAGGAGGGAATGTCCGACATCCAGTGTTTAAAGGTTTAAGAGAAGATAAGTCTCCAAAAGATGTGGAAAAAGAGATGCCCATAGATACGGAAGAAACCTTGGAAGGAAAGAAGAAAGTAGGCGGAAAAACGATAAGTTTAAGTAACCTGAACAAATTATATTGGCCCAAAGAACGAATTTCGAAAGGTCAACTAATAGATTATTACGAGCAGTTTGCAGATTTGATATTGCCTTACACTTTAGATAAACCTATGTCGTTGAATCGTTTTCCAAATGGGATTGAAAAACCGGGGTTTTATCAGAAAAATGTTGAAAGAGATCAATTACCTAATTGGATAAAAACAGTAGAGATATACTCGGAAAGTGCAGAGAAGAATATAAATTATCTAGTATGTAATAATGCGGCAAGTTTGATTTTTTTAGCCAACTTAGGATGTATAGAATTAAACCCCTGGCTTAGTTCGTACAAAAAACCAGAATTTCCGGAATATATTGTTATTGATATAGATCCGGACGGAAATTCCTTCGATAAAATTACGCAGGTTGCTCTTGTGGTGAAAGACATTCTAGATCGTATAGGTGTAAGCTGTTATGTGAAAACATCAGGATCAACCGGATTACATATTTACATTTACACCGCTCAGAAATATGATTATGATTTTTGTAAACAATTTGCAGAATTTATAGCTACAAAGGCCCATGAGGCTCTTCCTGAATTCACTAGTGTAAACAGAAGAACCGACGCTCGAAAAGGAAAGATTTACATTGATTTTCTGCAAAATAGAAGAGGTCAAACTATTGCTGCACCATATTCCGTACGACCCAAACCAGGAGCTACAGTTTCATTTCCTGTTAGTTGGGATGAACTGGATCAAATCAAAATTTCGGATTTTAATATTTTTTCGGTTCCTCATTTACTCAAAAACAGGGTTGATCCCTGGTCCGATTTGCGAAAGCATAAACAGGATTTAGAAAAAGCATTAAAAGTTTTCGCCAAGCTGAGATCGTAA
- a CDS encoding RagB/SusD family nutrient uptake outer membrane protein, whose protein sequence is MNTKNIYIKSVVGLCLGSVLCVSSCKDYLTEKPSSQFSADFVYNTPEGLEAGVVGLYNLQRAFFDNGDNNGSNSLIIDAKDDLTVPRGGEISNYGLMKQGTTADNSSVHSYWWSSYYKIVDRSNAIIAAGEKLANIDEAKRKVILAEAKFFRANAVFTLFKTFNNIYITTEPTSFETAFKTINSKTPEAEIYKLVNEDLSYAISNLAWTSYQLGRVNQATARHLKAEVALWQKNWPEAKLQSEEIIAQTNNYALQSSTGQVFAGDLNHKESLWTLQYKESIDGNPNKLNFNLMPNYAELIPGSKYSIEQGGRGFGWLTVNNYLRDLLLADPNDTRIKGTYYIKDYFYNDPATLPAGKVLGSKIVHDQWQEFAPNGNDRHLFFVRLTVGCKKYFPTTGIPTADAQTMNRMMFRLAETFLFAAEANLNLGNIGTVNDAATSKTALGQINAVRKRAGAAPLSSLTLQDILNEQARELAFEGKRWYMLKRTGKLYSFVKEHAGYGRPGDESSDTNQSTGHANTPADPYPYRNDARRIIKPYMVNWVIPKAQLNLLGPNYPQNDDY, encoded by the coding sequence ATGAATACTAAAAATATCTATATAAAAAGTGTTGTAGGATTATGTCTAGGAAGTGTACTGTGTGTTTCCTCATGTAAAGACTACCTTACAGAGAAACCAAGTTCTCAATTTAGCGCAGATTTCGTATATAATACTCCGGAAGGCTTAGAAGCCGGCGTAGTTGGCCTTTATAACCTTCAAAGAGCATTTTTTGATAATGGAGACAATAACGGATCTAATAGTTTGATTATTGACGCTAAGGACGATTTAACAGTGCCAAGAGGAGGGGAGATCTCTAATTATGGATTAATGAAACAAGGTACTACCGCAGATAATAGCTCTGTGCATTCGTACTGGTGGAGCTCCTATTATAAAATTGTAGATAGATCCAATGCTATTATTGCAGCCGGTGAGAAATTAGCGAATATAGACGAGGCGAAAAGAAAAGTAATATTGGCTGAAGCCAAATTCTTTAGGGCCAATGCGGTTTTTACATTGTTTAAAACTTTCAATAATATCTATATAACTACAGAACCTACAAGTTTTGAAACTGCATTTAAAACAATCAATAGTAAAACTCCTGAAGCAGAAATCTATAAATTGGTTAACGAGGATTTAAGCTATGCGATTAGTAATTTGGCTTGGACAAGTTATCAGCTAGGTAGGGTTAATCAAGCTACCGCAAGACATTTAAAAGCGGAAGTCGCCTTATGGCAAAAAAATTGGCCTGAAGCAAAACTTCAATCTGAAGAGATTATAGCACAAACCAATAACTACGCGTTGCAATCATCTACAGGACAGGTTTTTGCTGGAGATTTGAATCATAAAGAATCTTTATGGACATTGCAATACAAAGAATCGATAGATGGCAATCCAAACAAACTGAACTTTAATTTAATGCCAAATTATGCGGAACTGATTCCCGGTTCCAAATATTCAATTGAGCAAGGCGGAAGAGGTTTTGGCTGGCTAACAGTGAACAATTATTTGAGAGATTTACTATTAGCTGATCCGAACGACACTCGTATTAAAGGTACTTATTACATTAAAGATTATTTTTATAATGATCCGGCAACTTTACCTGCAGGTAAAGTGTTAGGAAGCAAGATCGTACACGATCAGTGGCAGGAATTTGCTCCCAATGGAAATGACAGGCATTTATTCTTTGTAAGATTAACTGTAGGATGTAAAAAATACTTCCCAACTACAGGTATTCCAACGGCAGACGCTCAAACCATGAACAGAATGATGTTTCGTTTAGCAGAAACATTTTTGTTTGCAGCAGAAGCAAATCTCAATTTAGGAAATATTGGGACTGTAAATGATGCAGCAACTTCTAAAACAGCATTGGGACAAATCAATGCGGTGAGAAAAAGAGCTGGAGCTGCTCCTTTATCTTCGCTAACGCTTCAGGATATCTTAAATGAACAAGCCAGGGAATTAGCGTTTGAAGGGAAGCGGTGGTATATGTTAAAACGTACCGGTAAACTTTATAGCTTTGTAAAAGAACATGCGGGATATGGTCGTCCTGGAGATGAAAGTTCAGATACAAATCAATCTACGGGACACGCAAATACACCAGCGGATCCGTATCCTTACAGAAATGACGCCAGGCGAATTATAAAACCTTATATGGTTAATTGGGTAATTCCGAAAGCGCAGCTAAATTTATTGGGACCAAATTATCCTCAAAACGACGATTATTAA
- the ku gene encoding non-homologous end joining protein Ku, producing the protein MKSIWNGTIAFGLVNIPIKLYSAIENSSLDLDMLDSRDLSRIKFLRINEKSRKEVPYEKIVKGYLYNDNYIVLDEHDFEEASPEKTRTIDIQNFVKISEVNPMLFETSYYAQADKQGAKAYNLLLSALKKTKMAGLAQFVLRQKEHLCLLYEQNNVIVVSRIRFAEEIRNPSEIINTEEKSVSKKELDVALALINQYTGPFDIKSYKDTYSSELLKIINAKAKGKRPTIKKLKIRKAKSEDLYEQLLESLNKKGA; encoded by the coding sequence ATGAAATCAATTTGGAACGGCACTATTGCATTTGGTCTGGTAAATATTCCTATTAAACTTTATTCTGCCATTGAAAATAGTTCTTTGGATTTGGATATGCTTGACTCCCGCGATTTATCCAGAATAAAATTTCTACGTATAAACGAAAAAAGTAGGAAGGAAGTCCCTTATGAGAAAATAGTAAAGGGATATCTCTATAATGACAATTATATTGTTCTCGACGAACATGATTTTGAAGAAGCCAGTCCGGAAAAAACAAGAACTATAGATATACAAAACTTCGTCAAAATATCAGAAGTAAATCCAATGCTTTTTGAGACTTCATACTATGCACAGGCCGACAAGCAGGGCGCAAAGGCGTATAATCTTTTATTGAGTGCCTTAAAAAAGACAAAAATGGCGGGTTTGGCACAATTTGTTCTCAGACAGAAGGAACATCTTTGTTTGTTATATGAACAAAATAATGTTATCGTAGTCTCCAGAATTCGCTTTGCAGAGGAAATCAGGAATCCTTCGGAAATAATAAATACAGAAGAAAAAAGCGTCTCAAAAAAAGAATTGGATGTTGCTTTGGCACTAATCAACCAATATACAGGCCCGTTTGATATAAAAAGCTACAAGGATACTTACTCGTCTGAATTGCTAAAAATCATCAATGCAAAAGCGAAGGGAAAACGACCAACTATTAAAAAGCTAAAAATTAGGAAAGCTAAAAGCGAGGATCTATATGAACAATTATTGGAAAGCTTAAATAAGAAAGGAGCGTAA
- a CDS encoding cation:proton antiporter domain-containing protein translates to MIHLPNLIADLGLLLGAAAVITLIFKYLKQPVVLGYLIAGFLVGPHFKLFPTIVEQDNVQVWAEIGVVFLLFSLGLEFSFKKLMKVGGSASISAMSEIVIMLAIGYFTGQMFGWSKMDSIFLGAILSVSSTTIIIRAFEEVGVKGQKFASLVFGVLIVEDLATIVLLVILSTLAVSQHFAGAEMMFSVMKLVFFLTLWFIGGIFFIPTLLKRIKPMLSDEMLLIISLSLCLLMVYLASEAGFSPALGAFIMGSILAETNQGIKIEHLVTPIKDLFGAVFFVSVGMMIDPTVLQEYWAPVLIIIVITIVGKLFSSGLGALISGQPLKTSIQTGLSLAQIGEFSFIIATLGATLDVTSAFLYPITVAVSAITTFTTPYMIKLSFPLANKIVAALPKRWRENLDKYSSATQSVSATTNWQTFLKKYIINTVVYLIFSIALIILSTNYLYPFLQEQSEGAAWGIIATIAITIAGLSPFLYALGFRNLYDENAQKLLNHKIYRNIIYVMRILRYVLAVGLIIVVLNNLLSFQAAIIAFLVICVCLIIFGDQIKKNYIKIEERFLTNFKSNVEDIEIPVLAPWDAHFTEITVKPESLAVGKTLEELKWREKSGINVASISRGELNIHLPARDTVIYPGDKLYIIGTDTQIKKINSLLRPEKNVKETDNLYKPSLERIIVNKDSYLYGKSLKESDIRNYADGIVVGIERNGHRIVNPESNWVFEENDLVWIVGDHKKIITTLR, encoded by the coding sequence ATGATTCATTTACCGAATTTAATTGCAGATCTTGGATTATTACTTGGAGCCGCTGCTGTCATTACCTTAATTTTTAAGTACTTAAAACAACCTGTTGTACTTGGTTATTTAATAGCTGGTTTTTTGGTTGGACCACATTTTAAATTATTTCCAACAATTGTTGAGCAAGATAATGTACAGGTTTGGGCCGAAATAGGTGTTGTTTTCCTTTTATTTAGCCTTGGACTTGAGTTTAGCTTTAAAAAGCTAATGAAAGTTGGGGGCTCAGCTTCGATTTCAGCAATGAGTGAAATCGTCATTATGCTCGCTATCGGTTATTTTACAGGACAGATGTTTGGCTGGTCGAAAATGGATAGCATTTTTCTAGGAGCAATTCTATCAGTATCATCAACCACAATTATAATCAGAGCATTTGAAGAAGTAGGAGTAAAGGGACAGAAATTTGCCAGTTTGGTATTCGGAGTCCTTATTGTAGAGGATTTAGCTACGATTGTTCTTCTGGTTATTTTGTCAACCTTAGCCGTAAGTCAGCATTTCGCAGGAGCAGAGATGATGTTTTCTGTAATGAAACTTGTCTTTTTCCTTACACTCTGGTTTATAGGAGGAATTTTCTTTATTCCTACTTTATTGAAGCGAATCAAACCTATGTTAAGTGACGAAATGCTTCTTATAATTTCCCTTTCTCTTTGTTTATTAATGGTTTATCTGGCTTCTGAAGCTGGTTTTTCGCCTGCCTTAGGCGCTTTTATTATGGGGTCCATTTTAGCAGAAACCAATCAGGGAATTAAAATTGAACATTTGGTAACTCCCATAAAAGATTTATTTGGAGCGGTATTTTTTGTATCGGTCGGAATGATGATTGACCCTACAGTATTGCAGGAATATTGGGCACCGGTGTTGATAATCATTGTTATTACTATAGTAGGTAAGCTATTCAGTTCTGGCTTAGGTGCATTAATATCAGGGCAACCTTTAAAAACTTCAATCCAAACAGGATTAAGTTTGGCTCAGATAGGTGAGTTTTCATTCATTATTGCAACTTTAGGAGCTACATTAGATGTAACAAGTGCATTTTTATATCCTATAACTGTCGCTGTTTCCGCCATAACGACGTTTACAACGCCGTATATGATTAAATTATCATTTCCGTTAGCAAATAAAATCGTAGCTGCGTTGCCTAAAAGATGGCGAGAAAATTTAGATAAATATAGTTCGGCCACCCAAAGTGTATCAGCTACAACAAATTGGCAAACTTTCCTGAAGAAATATATTATAAATACCGTTGTGTATCTTATATTTTCAATTGCTTTAATTATACTTTCTACAAATTATCTTTATCCTTTTTTACAAGAACAATCGGAGGGTGCGGCTTGGGGAATTATCGCAACAATAGCCATAACCATAGCGGGTTTATCTCCATTTTTATACGCATTAGGATTTAGAAATCTTTATGATGAAAATGCGCAAAAACTCTTAAATCATAAGATTTATCGAAATATCATCTACGTAATGAGAATTCTAAGATATGTATTGGCAGTTGGGTTAATAATCGTTGTACTAAATAATCTCTTATCATTTCAAGCTGCGATAATAGCGTTTCTGGTTATCTGTGTTTGCTTAATTATCTTTGGCGACCAAATCAAGAAAAACTATATTAAAATAGAGGAGAGGTTCCTTACTAATTTCAAAAGTAACGTTGAAGATATAGAAATTCCTGTTTTAGCGCCATGGGATGCGCATTTTACAGAAATAACTGTAAAGCCAGAATCACTAGCCGTAGGAAAAACGCTTGAGGAACTGAAATGGCGGGAAAAATCGGGAATTAATGTTGCGTCTATTTCTCGTGGAGAATTAAATATCCATTTACCAGCCAGAGATACAGTTATTTATCCGGGGGATAAACTTTATATCATAGGAACCGACACACAGATTAAAAAGATAAACTCTTTACTACGTCCAGAAAAGAATGTTAAAGAAACAGATAACCTCTACAAACCAAGTTTAGAAAGAATTATTGTCAATAAAGATTCGTATTTATATGGTAAATCTTTAAAGGAATCTGATATTAGAAATTACGCCGACGGAATTGTAGTTGGTATAGAAAGAAATGGACACCGCATTGTAAATCCAGAATCAAACTGGGTTTTTGAGGAAAATGATCTGGTTTGGATAGTAGGCGACCATAAAAAGATAATAACGACGCTTAGATAA